ACCTGGGGGACCGAATACCCGGGAGCTCACGGCCTTACTATTTTTAACGAAAACGGAACGGATGTACTGTTTATCTGCGATAACAAACGGCACCAGGTCATCAAAACCACGCTCAACGGCCGGGTGTTACTCACATTGAATTATCCCAAAGAAACCGGAGCATATACCACGGCTGAAGAATATATACCCACAGAAACAGCAATAGCGCAAAACGGCGACATCTACGTGGTGGACGGATACGGGAAGGACTTTGTGATCCAGTACGATCAAAAAGGGCGCTATATCCGGCATTTTGGCGGCAGGGGCAATGCGCCAAAGCACCTGCTGAACGCACATGGAATCTGTATCGACCATCGGAATAAAAAGCCGGTACTGATCGTAACTTCCCGGAAGGAAAACGCATTTAAACGCTATTCGATGGACGGCGTATATATCGATACCATCGCCATGCCGGGGGCCTGGGTATGCCGCCCGGTTATCAAAGGCGATCATTTATACGCGGCGGTATTACAAAGTAACAGCAAAACGGATCAGCGATCCGGTTTTATAACCATTCTTGACAAAAACAACCAGGTCATATCCAACCTGGCCGGTTGTGCGCCCCGGTATGCAGACGGCCGGTTACAGGAGCTGTATCAGACCGACCCGGTTTTCCAGTATCCACACGATGTATGCATCGATGATGAAGAAAACCTGTATGTGGCACAGTGGAATTCGGGGAAAGTATATCCTTATAAGCTGGAACCGGTGGTTTAAAACCTGATGCCTTAAAATGTTGGAGCAAACAAACCAATCATGAAGCAACTGAAGTGGCGGGAAATTATTTTTAATGCATGCATTGCCCTGAATGGCCTCTTGCTTATACTGGTTATTTTTGACCGTTACCTTAAAATACCGGCCGTTCTCCAGGTTGCCGGCAGGGCGCATCCATTGGTACTGCACTTTCCTATCGTGTTATTGCTGCTCGCCTTTCTATTTGAAATGCAGCTCCGTGCACCCCGGCACGCGGCGCTTCAGCAACTTGCTGACGGTCTGCTGCTGGCTGCTTCCTTTACTACGGTTGTGGCCGCCCTGATGGGAATCCTTTTGTCGAAGGAAACAGGATATGATCCTGCAGCCATCGGCGTGCATAAGTGGATGGGTGTTCTTTCTGCTTTTATCAGCTTCTTATGGTATAGCTTCCGCAACCAGATACGGGCACACAGCAGCAGGGTCATTGCAGCAGGGCTTTTGTCAACCACTGTATTGCTGATTGCCGGACATCAAGGTGCTACCATCACGCACGGCGATAATTTTCTTTTATCCCCGGTTATTTCGGCCGATAAAGGCCCCGAAGTACCCCTGGAAGCCGCCGTTATTTATACCCACCTCGTGCAACCGATCCTCAAAAACAAATGTATGAGTTGCCACAACAGCAATAAGGCTAAGGGTGAACTGGTAATGGAAACCACCCGGCTACTCCTCAAAGGAGGAAAGAACGGAAAACTGTGGGACACCGCCGCCGCCGACCTTGGGTTAATGATGCAGCGTATCCATCTTCCGCCCGAAAGCAAAGAACACATGCCCCCCAGGGGTAAGCCCCAGCTTACAGAAGAAGAAGCCCGCATCCTCTATTTATGGATAAAGGGCGGCGCCCATCTCACAAAAAAGGTAACCGATCTTCCCGGAAACGATACGCTCCGGATGATTGCCGCCAGGCTCTTTAAAAGTGGCGAACCCGAAGATTATGATTTTAAAGCAGCAGCTGAACAACTGGTAGCGGAGCTCAATACAACCTACCGGGTCATTACCCCGCTGTCGCAGGGCTCTCCTGCTCTTGCTGTTAATTTTTACGGCAGTTCCCGGTTTCATTCAGCACAGCTCAAAGAACTTGAAAAAATAAAAGACAATATTGTATCCTTACAGCTGGCCAAAATGCCGGTAACAGATGCGGATCTTAAAACGATCGGAACATTCGCTCATTTACGCACACTCAATCTGGCATTTACCGCTGTTAAGGGTGATGGGCTGCGGCACCTCAGCAGTTTGCAATATCTGAAGCAGCTCTCCCTCTCCGGTACCGGCGTACGGCCCGCGCAACTATCGGCACTGGCGCCGCTGAAAGACCTGCGATCCGTCCAGGTCTGGAACACCGCATTTACAGCGCAGGATTTAGCAGCACTAAAAAACCGGTTCCCCAAAACCGATTTTGATCTCGGGTATAAGGGCGACACCGTGATTGCAAAGCTGAGTACTCCTGTGTTAAAAACGGAACAGCGGATCTTCAAAAATACACTTACAATCGAAATTAAGAACCCGGTAAAGGGTGCTGAAACCCGCTACACGCTGGATGGCAGCGAGCCAGACAGCCTCCGCTCTCCCGTATATACCGCCCCTGTTACGCTTCATAAAGCAGCCACCCTTAAAGCGCGGTCCTATCTTGCCGGGTGGATCACCAGCGATCCTGCTAATGAAACGTTTTATAAAAGCAGCATACAACCCGATAGTATCCGGCTGATAACCCCACCTTCAAAAGAATACCTGGCCAGGGCACGGAACGGGAAGGCACTGATTGACGGACAGCTGGGAAAAGAAAACCCGGGTACCAGGGAATGGGTGGGCTATAGAGAAGCGCCTTTTGAAGCGCTCCTGTTTTTTAAAGCGCCGGTTACGATCAGCACTGTTACCTTCAGTTCATTGGTTGCCATCGACAGTTATGTGATGCCTGCACATGAACTGCAGGTTTGGGGCGGCCCTGCGGTTGAGTCGTTAAAATTACTAGGCCATTCGGAACCCCGGCAACCGGCAGCCCCGGCTCCGGCTTATACTACGGGTTATGAGTGCCGCTTTACACCTCAGCCGGTTCATGTAATTAAATTAATTGCCAAGCCCGTCAACCGCCTCCCTTCCTGGCACCGTGGTAAGGGTGATAAAGGCTGGATATTTTTAGATGAGCTGTTGCTGAATTAGCGGGCATTGGATAACAGAAAACCAGGCAGACTTCACCAAGCACTGTTTTTTTCGACGCGTTTTCAGGCTGGCAAAAAATTTGGACGCACTCCTGAAAAAAGATGATGGTAATTATACTTTTTACAGCGTTGCTGGGCAATAGCAATAATACTGCTATTGTCCTTCCTGCTCCTCAAACCCAGAAAGTAATGGTTTCCTCCGGCGATAGTACCTGTATCCGGGCGGGAGTATGGGTGCTACACAAACCGTTTACCGCTGCCTATAACACCGGCAGGTCTTCGCAGCAGGTTAGGGTATTTCTTCATTGGCCATATCCACGGGTTTTGATTGGGGCGACCCCATTTGGCGGAACCAAATGGATAACAATACAATACTGGCCACAGCAAGAAATTCGCTTTGCCAGTTTTGAAAAGATTCGAACCAGAAACGCTGCTCACGAATATATTCAAACGCGGTTGCCGTGGGGGCTCCTTTTTCCACTGCTTCCTGGTTATAATCTTTAAGGCTGCCGTAAAAATGCGCTAAAAAACTGGCAATAAATAAAACAGCGAAGGCCAGTGAAAGCGATCGCTTATACCACCACAACCAGCGGCCGCCTTTTTTCACCGGCCATGGTGCTTGTGGATGCGGACCCGGCTCCCGGTCTACATCTTCTGCCTTATCAAGACTTTTGGATTCAGCAGATCCTTTCTGGCGCAAAAAAACAGTAAGTATCACATATAACATCATCTGCAGAAATTCACTTTCCCAGTTCTCAAAAGTAGCCTGGATGAAATGCCCGCTATGGAGGTATTCCCAAAATCCCGGTGCCGGCAAACCCAGTTCTGCCTGGTCTTCGCTAAACACCTTCCATCCGGTCAGCATCTGGCCAAACCAGAACAAACACATCAAAGCCAGCAAAACTATACTCAAACTGTTGCGATAAAGAAACCCTTTTCTTTTCATATCTGTTGGTTATAAAAAAGCCCCCCGCCTGTAGCGGGGGACAAATTTTCTTTCTTCCTTCGCCGGTATGATCCGTTTCAGGTTCAACGGGTTTATTCTCAGCGCCTATCTTTCGATAAAAACACACCCCGGAAGAAAACTTACTTATAGAAATCAAAATATAGTGCCAAACCCGTTTTTTCCCGGCAGCCCGGCAACTGCTACCGGGCAATGCTTTCATACCTAATTCATTAACGCCCCATACGCGGGTTTAGAAATTCGGCACCACCAGCTGCAGCGTGTAGCAACACATGCCACTTCCGGATTTTTTTTCCCATTTTGTGTAACGTAATCCGCAGTACCCAAGGTTGTACAGAAGCTGCTGGAAAATACACAAAGCTCCATTATATTCACCGCCGGCGACGAAGCAGCCGCCGGACCATCCACCATAACGTATAAACCGCCAGCACTGCCAGGAGCACCTGTTTCCCGCTCCGCGTTTGCTCCCTGGGTTGCTGTTTATGTATACGCCGGATCCCTTTTACAAAACCACTGATTCCCTTATCGGAATACATACCATATGCATCCAGCAATGTACCCCTTACCCCATCTCTTGTCCTGATGAGATAAAGGATCGAACTGTCAGCAGGATCGCTTTCCCCTTCAAACCGGTAAAAATTGCGGATGCTGACGGCCTCCGGAGGATAGATCTGTTTTGAGCCTTTATAAGAGAGCCCGTTTTCCTGCACAAAAAAATCCACTACATATCCCGACTGCGCGGCCTTACGGAGACACTCAGAAATGGTATTCATTTTCTCCGATGATGTTTCTTTTTCCATAATAGTTTTTTTACTATCCTTTTTTTGCAAAAATGCTGCCTGCATCGTTCTTTCCCTGCAACCGGTTCAATAACACCTGTAACAAAAACTAATGGTCACCGGACAATATAAATCATCAGCGTTTCCGTCCTGCATCATTCGAGCATGCCGGATAAGGTTCTTGCATTGGCTACTGCATATCCCTCCTGGTCATTGTCAAAATACACATATACATCCTTTCCATCAGCCTGCCATTCTTTACACCGCTTCATCCAGGTTTTTAATACAGGAGTACGATACCGGCCCTGGTATTTCCCGGCAGGACCATGCAGCCGGACATAAACAAAATCGGCGGTCACCATCAATGGTGACAGGTGCTTATCAAGATGATAAATGCAGAAGGCACAATGATATTTTTTCAGCAACGCGTAAATCTGTTCATCATACCAGGTAGCGTTCCGGAATTCAAAAGTGTACCGGTATTTCCGCGGAAGCTTTTGCAGCAACAGCTCCAGCCGTTCGGGATTTACTTTCCACAGCGGAGGCAATTGAAACAATACCGGCCCCAGTTTTTCCTTTAGCTGCCGCACATGTTTAAAAAAAGGCTGCAGGTCGCCTTTGGTAACATGCAGCTTTTTCATATGGGTAAAAAAACGGCTGGCTTTTACCGAAAAAACAAAATCCCCGGCAACCGCCGACCTCCACGCTTTAAAGGTTTCTGGAGAAGGAAGGTGGTAAAAACTATTGTTGATCTCAACTGTTTTGAAATGGCTTTGGTAATACGCCAACTGGTCTGGTTCACGCACTGTATCCGGATAAAATACCTGCTTCCAGTGTTTGTAATGCCAGCCCGAGGTGCCGATATAGATCTTTCCTTTTTTCATGGTGTCTCCTTATAAACTATGAGCCTGGAAGAGCAGGATTCCGGCACCGTTAATAGGTCCGGCGCTGCTGCATCACCATACTATCTATCCGTTTTACATAATCCAGGTGTGCTTCCAGAGCCGGCAGCCGGAGAATGGCCCAGTGAAGAAGATCAGAATCTTTACCGGCGCTGATATACCGTTTAAATTGCTCAATATCGGTTTCCTGCATTTTTTTTACCTGTTGCAGGTACCGGTCGTCAAACGCCGCACCCTTTAATGACCGCAGCCCGCGCAGCACCGCTCCGTCTGGAGGTGCTGCCGGGATACTGATATTTTTCTTTGCCGCAATCTGCTTGAGTTCGGCGTTTGCGGCTCCATATGCATGTGCCATACTGTCGCCCAGCTGCCGCACCAGCTTTTCAAATGCTTTATCAGCCGCTACCATGCCCAATTCAGCCCCGGTCATGCCCGATCCGGCAGCGACCACCGCAAAACGGGCGTCCCGTTCCAGGGTGGCCGCCACCGTACTGCTGCTCCGCTGTTTAAACCGTGCAGCATTGCTATCGCTGATAGTTCCCTTCTGATCAGCAGGGCGCGGATTGCAGGACAAAATGCCCGTGGAAAGGCCATATAAAAGCATCATAAAAAATAGATATAGTCGCATGGGAAAGAGGATTAGAAGTGAATGGATAATTTCATTAAAAACGGGGAGTACATTAGCACTCCCCCCGATTCCGGATGCTTGAAACCTCGAATTACCGGAAACTGCTTCTTCACCATCCAAAGCGCAAGCAGCGGGCCAAAATCAGTTCGGCCCGCTCTGTTCTTTGTTATGACCGGCAAGCGCCTCCATTCTTTCCGGCGCCAGCTTTCTCTTTGGTAAATTTTTCCACATCACATGTAGTCTTCCGTTCCCACAGCCCTCTTCCCGATCTCCTGTTACACCGCCGGGATATTTTTTATTTGTCCGGCCCGGTTTTGGATTTATAAAGCAAAAAACGATTTAACCGTACCGTAAAAATAAACATGTTCATTTGCGTTTAGCAACCATTCATACCACCCTGCCCATGACTCATCACTTGTCCGGGATCCTTGCGGGGGATCCGGTAAAAACTGCCGCTGCTGCTTCGTTGATCTATATTACAGCAAACGGATCCGGCATCCGCCGGATCAAAAAAGGAAAGGGATTCATTTATTTAAAGGATACACTACCGGTAAAAGACGCGGATACCCTTTCCCGGATCCGGAGCCTCGTAATTCCGCCTGCATGGCGGGATGTATGGATCTGCGAAAATCCGAACGGACATCTCCAGTGCACCGGAATAGATTTAAAAGGCCGCCGGCAATACCGGTATCACCCAATATGGAGCGCATTGCGGAATGAAACAAAATTTCACCGCCTTGTGTTATTTGGAAAAGCACTGCCGCAAATAAGGAAAACGATCCGCAAACACCTCCGGGAAAAAGGCTGGTCCAAGCAAAAAGTACTGGCCGCCGCGGTTAGCATCATGGACAAAACAGGACTCCGGGTTGGTAATCATTTTTACGAAAAACTGTATGGTTCGTTTGGACTTTCTACCCTTCAGAACCGGCACCTGAAGATCCGGGGGAACCAGCTCCTGTTCAGTTTCAGGGGCAAAAAAGGAATTGAGCAAAGGGTAACACTCCGAAGCGCACGACTGGCCCGCATCATCGCCAAATGCAGGGAAATCCCCGGCAAGGAATTATTCCAGTACGTCGATGAGGCCGGTCAGCACCAGGCCATTCACAGTGAAGATATCAATACCTATATCCGGGAAGTATCCGGCGACCTCTTTTCCAGCAAGGATTTCCGTACCTGGGTAGCAACCGTTACCTGTGTTGAGGCATTACTGCAGGCCGGCCCGGCTGAAACAGAAAAGCAAAAAAATGAATGCATCCTGCAGGCCCTGGATAAAGTAGCCGCAACCCTGGGTAACACAAGAGCCGTTTGTAAAAAGCACTATGTTCATCCGCTGGTACTTACGGCTTATGAAACAGGAAGATTATTCCGGTATGCATTGCGAACTGCTACAGCGACACCGGGCAATTCCCGTGCAGAATCCCTGTTGCTTAAACTGCTCAAAAAGGAAGCTGCCTAAGCGCTCCGGGAAACTCCTGCCGGATCTGCGAGCACTGGCAATGAACTCTGCCCGGTTGTTTCCGGATGCGGCAACCGGTCGGTAACCACACAATATTCCACACCATTGATCACTTCAATATGCCAGATCCATTCCCGGATATCAAATAATGCTGGTTCGGAGGCGCTCAATTGGTTAATGGCATCGCCGGTAAAACTTACCGGGAATTTATGACGAAAATCCGGGCTGAAGATTCCATCTTCTTTAGGTTTTGCAGGTGGTCTCATGTTTTATCAATTATTTAGATGTTTTATCGGGCGGTGCCTGTTTTTCATATAACAGCAACTACTTCTGGCTTTAAATACCAGGGAGCGTAACCTATCAGAAAGGAACAAAAGGTTTGCCAAATCCGCTAAAAGTCAACAGGCAAGAGGCGATGCCGATGATTTTCCGGGAAGCAGTATTGAGCAGCAACCGATAAGCATTTTATTTTTCAGAATAATTTTTTTATCTCCGGATTCGCGATTCGAACACCAGCCTGTTTTTTTATTGAGCAATGCCGCTATATTCCTCAATCTGAGATCACCTGTAGGGAACGATTTCCACACTGGTCCGTGCTCATTTGCGGGAATAGCATCAGATCGCCCGGTCAAACCGGCGCTGTATAATTGCCTGCGAATTGTGCAAATGTTTCCAGGATATATTTCCATCCCTTATCCGAATCCATATTCCGCGCATAATCAGCGGCTCCTTCTCCATGGTTTTCAAAGCCCGTGTGCCAAAGCGTTACCCGGGTAGCGCCCTGTTCTATCACCTCAAACTGTACCTGTACCAGGCTGGCCTTGTCGGGATCAGGTTCGGGTGTCCTTAATGGACTGATCTGCCAGAGGAAAACGAGCTTTTCTCCGGTTACCACCTGCAGCACCCGTCCCCAATCGCAGCGAAAGCCGAGCGGCCCGGTTTCCGTACACCAGCCGTCAACCCTGGCATCAATCCGGATCTCAACCAATGCATCCCCGGACCAGGTATATGCCCGGGGCCACCAGTTATGAAGCCGGTTTACAAAAAGGTCAAAAACAAGAGGGCTTCGTTTGAATACTTCGATGCTTTTTTGTACGCCTTTCATCTTTGTGTACCTGTCATCTTTTTTGCGACGCGCTCAGCGGTGCGGCAATACGCACCGCTGAGACCTCCAAGTATGACCTGTTACAAAATCACAAAGACTATACCAGCAGCCTTTCTGGCACTGCATTACCGACACTGTTTGGCGCAATAGTTGAGCTCAGATAAAATGCTTTATTCTGGAGAACAGCTACACGGGAACGGCCATTAATACACCATTTTGTAAACCGATAAAAAACAGATGTTATGAATTATCAGGACCACAGCATGTTGTTAAACGATTTGATCCGTATCAACAATGACCGCATTGCAGGATACGAAAAAATAACCAGCGAATTGAGGGAAGGGTACGATAGCGATCTCAAAATCCTTTTTAGCAAAATGATCCTCAACAGTAATGATCTGAATGCCGATCTTTCAAAAATGGTTAGCTTCCTGGGAGGCGAGCCGGCAACCGGCACCACGGGTTCAGGCAAGCTGTACCGGCTTTGGCTGGACATAAAATCTGCCTTCACCATTACAACCGACCGGAAGACGGCGCTGAAAAATGGTGAGCAGATTGAAGATGCGGTGCAAAGCGCCTACGATGATGCATTAAATGAGCCCGGGCTACCGGCGGAGATCGAAACCTTGCTTTTATCGCAAAAAGCGTCCTTGCTTGAAGCACATAACCAGATCAAGGTATTGAGAGACCTGCAGCCGGGCTAAGGAGCATCAGTTTTAGGCATTTTGCCAGGCCAATACGATACCAACGGTCAGGATGTTTCCTCAACCCGGAAAGAGATCTTACAGATGACACCATACGACTCAATCCCCCCTTCATTCAGGTGCACTTTAAAATCCTTTACATATAGGGAATCCATGTTCCGGATCGTTTTTGAAACCTCATTTACGGCATTTTGAATGGCACCTTCAAAACTCTCCGGAGAGGAGCCAATCACTTCGGTGACTTTTACAACAGGCATAAAAATAGTTTTATTTATTCAATGTGCTACCCTGCGTCATATGCCGGGTAATTGTAGCGGGTACTTCAGCACGCGGGGACTGTAAATGTTAAAACATATCTTTGACATAGCAGCAACCGCTATCCATTTATCGGCGATGCTGCATTGCCTGAACCGATTGTTCATAACCGCTCTATTTATTACCCGAAAATAAAATGCCAGTATTGGGCTATTTCCTAAAAAATCATTCATTGCCATGCCGGGGCATCCGGGACTGAGCATAAAACGGCATTATTTTTTTATTCTTATTCCTGTCCGATGCTCCCTCAGCATCAAGGGACCTGCCCATTTATTTAATGACCATAAAAAAAATTAAAATGAAAACTATAAGTACCATATTTGTGACAGCGATGTTGCTTTTGTCCTGCGGTCAGCATCCGAAGACGCCCATTGCCGAAGCGGATTCCACCAACCAGGTAAAGCAGGACAGTTCGGCGGGAGGCCTCACCGTAACTGCCGATAGTATTAGTGCCGCTTTTTTGGTAAGAGCTGCAGACAACACCCTGAAGGAAGGCGACCTGGCGGCACTGGCCCAACAAAAAGCCACGATTCCCACCGTAAAGGACTTTGCAGGCATGCTATCGCGGGAACATAAAAAATTAAACGAAACCATCAAGGACCTGGCCGCAAAGAAGAATATTACCATTCCGCCCGTATCCGGCGATGAGCGCACCATGAGCCGGTTATCGGATCGCTCCGGGAGCGGTTTCGACAGGGCGTATATCAATGAAGTAATCGACGAACACAAAAGCGCTGTTTCCAGATTCGAAGACGCTGTAAAGCAGGCGCAGGACCCCGACATAAAGGCCTTTGCTGACCAAACCCTTCCGGAACTTCAGAAACACCTGGATTCTGCAAAAAGTATAAAGGAAAAATACTGGAAATAGCGGAAGATGCCGGATTGGGTTTTATTGAAACAGCATGCGATGGCAGTCCGGGAAAGGGCCGGTTACTTATTCCTGTAAAAGGCGTCAACAGATCTGCTCAGCCTACCGGATCAGTTTTTCAGGTTTTTCCGCGCATGTTGTTTCTCCTTGCGGTTATGTGTTACATCATCGCCCTTGGATAATTGTTCCTCCCCTTCGCGGCTATCCAGTTCGTCTTTGTTCTGGCGTCGGCTGACCATCCGTCCGGGTGTCCGGTCCGGCTTGGACTGGGTTTTCTTATTTGTTTGCATAATCGTATTTTTAAAAAAGTATCGGAGGGATGACCGGCGGTAGTGATTCCTGTGTGTCCTGCTGGTAAGGAATTCCGTTGATAAAGTTAACCAGGTCTTTATTCAGCCGCCCCCGGTGCGTATAGAACAACCCGTGAGGTGCATCAGCATATACGGCATATTGCACCTGCGGCAACAACTCTGTAAGCCGGTCTGAACTTGCTTCCCGGGGCACCACTGCATCTTTATCTCCATGTACCAGCAACACGGGGAGATCCATCGCTTCAAGGTCCGGTCTGAAATCGGTGGCTGAAAAACTGGTAATACAATGAACAGTAGCATGCATGGCCGCCCGTGCGGCCAGCCCCCGGTAATATTCCTGCAAAGGTTTATCAACCGGTTTATTCAGCAACGAAGTGCCAAAGAAATCCTTTAGAAAAGTTTCCAGGAACCCGATCCGGTCGGTTTTAATACCAGAGATCATCTCTGAAAAAACGGCGGGGTCCACACCGCTGGGATTTCCATTCGTTTTCATCAGGAAGGGCAATACCGGGCTAATCAACACCACGCTACTGATGCGGTTGCGTCCATAGTGTTTCAGGTATCTTGCTACTTCACCACTGCCCATAGAAAAACCCACCAGTATTACCTCCCGCAGGTCCAGGTTTACAATCAGGGCATCCAGATCTGCTGCCAGGCTGTCGTAATCGTATCCGAGCCAGGGCTTGCTGCTGCTTCCAAAACCCCGCCGGTCATAGGAAATTACCCGGTTACCATTATCAACAAGATCAGACCACTGATACTCCCACATCTCTTTACTTAGCGGCCATCCGTGTATCAGCACAACCGGCTGACCGGAACCATAATCACAATAGGCGATCCCGATCAATTCCTGTTGTACCGGGTCTTTATAAGAAATGGTTTTCATAATGCTTTATTTTGATGATTCGCCAGGATAGCAGCTCCAAGAAATAAGCCCGAAATCTGCCTGAGGCCGGGTTGCTTTCAGAAGGGGACTGACGGGGACCAGCTGTGGATTTTCTTACGCATCCGGGTAAAAAAATCCACACAAGCATCGCATACAAAGCCTGCGGGCATTTTTATTGATTGTTAAAAACCGGTAACAGGTGTTCACTAAGATGTTCCGGTTATTTTTGCCTTTCATGGTTTAACGGTGCATTATTCCACAATCTGGTTCATGGCCGCTTCATGCGCCGGGTTATAAAAAAAGAAACCACCATCACTCCGTTTGACATGAGGTGTTAAACAAAATCTGCCGGTACCACCTCGCTGCCGGCATGATGGAAAGATCACCCACCGGCGATAATGATGCGGCTTATATGATCCGTATGATATGCACGATTTGCAGGGGGAATGATCAATAACAACCGGTTACCCTATGGTTCCGAGGACCGGTAAAAATCATTCCATCCCCTGAAACAACTTCAATTTATTATACAAGGTTTTCCGGTCGATTTTCAGCAACTCCGCGGCTTTTTTCTTATTAAAATTCACCTTCTGTAACACCGACATGATCACCTGGTATTCCGCCCGGCCGGCCACTTCCTTTAGCAGATCCTGCTCCTGAACGGGCAGCGGTTCTGCTTCGCCGGTGCTCAGCTCCATATTATTATAAGAAATGATCTCCGGCAATAACACATCTTCCTCAATAGTACCGCCGGAATTTGTGAGCAATACAGCCCGGCGTACAGCATTGCGCAATTCCCGGAGATTACCCGGCCAGTCGTAGCGTTGAAAAGCAGCCAGCA
The sequence above is a segment of the Niabella agricola genome. Coding sequences within it:
- a CDS encoding alpha/beta fold hydrolase; the protein is MKTISYKDPVQQELIGIAYCDYGSGQPVVLIHGWPLSKEMWEYQWSDLVDNGNRVISYDRRGFGSSSKPWLGYDYDSLAADLDALIVNLDLREVILVGFSMGSGEVARYLKHYGRNRISSVVLISPVLPFLMKTNGNPSGVDPAVFSEMISGIKTDRIGFLETFLKDFFGTSLLNKPVDKPLQEYYRGLAARAAMHATVHCITSFSATDFRPDLEAMDLPVLLVHGDKDAVVPREASSDRLTELLPQVQYAVYADAPHGLFYTHRGRLNKDLVNFINGIPYQQDTQESLPPVIPPILF